In Fusarium falciforme chromosome 9, complete sequence, the following are encoded in one genomic region:
- a CDS encoding Mitochondrial presequence protease produces the protein MLRNAAAGARKAVTELSQFPKPGEKLHGFTLVRSKHVPELELTALHLQHDKTGADYLHIARDDSNNVFSIGFKTNPPDDTGVPHILEHTTLCGSNKYPIRDPFFKMLPRTLSNFMNAFTASDHTFYPFATTNAQDFKNLMSVYLDATLHPLLKQSDFTQEGWRIGPENPLAEDEASKKLVFKGVVYNEMKGQMSDAGYLYYIRFHDHIFPDINNSGGDPQKITDLTYEQLQKFHAEHYHPSNAKVFTYGDMPLVDHLQQVDAQLQAFEKIQGDKEIREPIKLDGPQDVTLYGPLDPLVDADRQFKTSVSWVMGDTSDVLESFSIALLSTLLMDGYGSPLYRGLIEAGMGADWSPNAGYDSSARRGIFSIGLTGVQEADVPKLKKKVQQILRDARDKGFEQTKIDGSLHQLELALKHKTANFGFSMLNRLKPKWFNGVDPFDNLAWNDTITAFQAKLAEGNYLEGLIDKYLLNDNALTFTMAPSVTYGEDLVKEEQERLADKIQAAIKEAGGEENARKHFEKQEQDLLVEQNKTNTEDLSCLPTVHVKDIPRSKEPVVVRDENANGVKIQWHEAPTNGLTYFRAINTLENLPDELRELVPLFTDSIMRLGTKDMTMEQLEDLIKLKTGGVSVGYHCTPSPTDFHAASEGLIFTGMALDRNVPVMFDIIQKLVLGTDFDSPEAALRIRQLLQASADGVVNDIASTGHRFAMGSSEAGLTRSAWLRQQVSGLSQVQLVTSLASRPESDKLEDVIAKLKQIQNFALAGGNIRTAITCGSESVADNGASLQKFMGGLSHAPLGLKNPSPRQLPRDSKTFFPLPYQVYYGGLSVPTTSYTAADGAPLQILSQLLTHKHLHHEIREKGGAYGGGAYSRPLDGVFGFYSYRDPNPQNTLSIMRNAGQWAVDKKWSDRDLEEAKISVFQGVDAPKSVNQEGMGRFLSGITEEMKQAKRVQLLDVTKDQVRDVAQRYLVDAMAKGEERVSFLGEKQSWVDGEWKIREMDVKGAE, from the exons ATGCTTCGCAACGCTGCGGCCGGCGCTCGCAAGGCCGTGACGGAGCTGTCGCAGTTCCCAAAGCCTGGCGAGAAGCTTCATGGCTTCACCCTCGTGCGATCCAAGCATGTGCCGGAACTTGAGTTGACGGCTCTGCATCTGCAACACGACAAGACTGGCGCCGATTACTTGCACATTGCACGCGACGACAGCAACAATGTCTTCTCGATCGGCTTCAAGACGAACCCTCCGGACGACACGGGAGTGCCGCACATCCTTGAGCATACGACGCTGTGTGGTAGCAACAA ATACCCTATCCGCGACCCCTTCTTCAAGATGCTACCACGAACGCTATCAAACTTTATGAACGCTTTCACGGCTTCGGACCACACCTTCTACCCCTTCGCCACAACCAACGCGCAGGATTTCAAGAACCTCATGTCGGTGTACCTCGATGCTACGTTGCACCCGCTGCTCAAGCAGTCCGATTTTACTCAGGAGGGCTGGCGAATTGGCCCTGAGAACCCGCTCGCCGAGGATGAAGCTAGCAAGAAGTTGGTGTTTAAGGGTGTCGTCTACAACGAGATGAAGGGCCAGATGTCGGATGCCGGATACCTCTACTACATCCGCTTTCACGATCACATCTTCCCTGATATCAACAACTCGGGTGGCGACCCTCAGAAGATCACTGATCTTACTTACGAGCAGCTGCAGAAGTTCCATGCCGAGCACTACCACCCTAGCAACGCCAAGGTGTTTACTTATGGTGATATGCCTCTGGTGGATCACCTGCAACAGGTTGACGCTCAGCTCCAAGCATTCGAGAAGATCCAGGGAGACAAGGAGATCCGTGAGCCCATCAAGCTGGACGGTCCTCAGGATGTGACCCTGTATGGACCCTTGGATCCTCTGGTGGATGCCGACCGTCAGTTCAAGACTTCAGTTTCATGGGTAATGGGCGATACTAGCGACGTTCTCGAGTCATTCTCTATTGCCCTCCTGTCTACTTTGCTCATGGACGGCTATGGCTCTCCTCTTTACCGCGGCCTAATCGAGGCTGGTATGGGCGCTGACTGGAGCCCCAACGCTGGATACGACAGCTCTGCCAGGCGAGGAATTTTCTCTATCGGTCTTACAGGTGTCCAAGAGGCCGATGTgcccaagctcaagaagaaggtccAGCAAATTCTTCGGGACGCCCGTGACAAGGGCTTCGAGCAGACCAAGATTGACGGTTCGCTGCACCAGCTGGAGTTGGCGCTCAAGCACAAAACTGCCAACTTTGGATTTTCCATGCTCAACCGCCTGAAGCCCAAGTGGTTTAACGGCGTTGATCCCTTTGACAACCTGGCTTGGAACGATACCATCACGGCTTTCCAGGCTAAGCTCGCCGAAGGCAACTATCTAGAGGGTTTGATTGATAAGTACCTGCTTAACGACAATGCCCTCACATTCACCATGGCTCCATCAGTGACTTATGGCGAGGAcctggtcaaggaggagcaAGAGCGGTTAGCGGATAAGATCCAGGCGGCGATCAAGGAGGCGGGTGGCGAGGAGAATGCCCGCAAGCACTTCGAGAAGCAAGAGCAAGATCTTCTGGTTGAGCAGAACAAGACCAACACAGAAGACCTGAGCTGCCTGCCGACCGTTCACGTCAAGGATATCCCTCGCAGCAAGGAGCCTGTCGTGGTTCGGGACGAGAACGCCAACGGAGTCAAGATCCAGTGGCACGAGGCCCCAACAAATGGTTTGACCTACTTCCGGGCCATCAACACGTTGGAGAACCTGCCAGACGAGCTGCGTGAGCTCGTTCCCCTATTCACCGACAGCATCATGCGCCTTGGTACCAAGGACATGACTATGGAGCAGCTTGAGGATCTCATCAAACTCAAGACTGGTGGTGTCTCAGTGGGATACCACTGCACGCCCTCCCCGACCGACTTCCACGCCGCCAGTGAAGGCCTGATCTTCACCGGTATGGCGTTGGACCGCAACGTTCCTGTCATGTTTGACATCATCCAAAAGCTCGTCCTCGGAACCGACTTTGACAGCCCTGAGGCAGCGCTTCGAATTCGACAGCTTCTTCAAGCGTCTGCCGATGGTGTGGTCAATGACATTGCCTCTACTGGTCACCGGTTCGCTATGGGCAGTTCGGAAGCAGGCCTCACCCGGAGCGCGTGGTTGAGGCAACAGGTGTCGGGTCTGTCGCAGGTTCAGCTGGTGACTTCTCTGGCCAGCCGGCCAGAGTCGGATAAGCTGGAGGATGTGATTGCCAAGTTGAAGCAGATCCAGAACTTTGCGCTGGCCGGCGGCAACATTCGCACAGCCATCACATGCGGATCCGAGAGTGTGGCCGACAATGGCGCCTCGCTGCAGAAGTTTATGGGTGGTCTTTCGCATGCTCCGCTCGGATTGAAGAACCCGTCTCCCCGACAGCTGCCTCGGGATAGCAAGACATTCTTCCCTCTGCCTTACCAGGTCTACTATGGTGGTCTGTCGGTGCCCACGACCTCTTACACGGCTGCGGACGGCGCACCGCTGCAGATCCTGTCACAGCTTCTTACGCACAAGCACTTGCACCACGAGATCCGTGAAAAGGGCGGCGCTTACGGCGGAGGTGCCTACTCTCGACCCCTGGATGGTGTGTTCGGCTTCTACTCTTACCGCGACCCCAACCCCCAAAACACCCTGAGCATTATGCGCAATGCGGGTCAGTGGGCGGTTGACAAGAAGTGGTCAGACCGGGAcctggaggaggccaagattTCCGTGTTCCAGGGAGTTGATGCTCCCAAGTCGGTGAATCAGGAGGGCATGGGGCGGTTCCTGTCGGGTATTACTGAGGAGATGAAGCAGGCGAAGCGCGTGCAGCTCCTAGACGTGACCAAGGACCAGGTGCGCGATGTGGCGCAACGGTACCTGGTTGATGCCATggccaagggcgaggagagGGTTTCTTTCCTGGGAGAGAAGCAGTCATGGGTTGACGGCGAGTGGAAGATCCGCGAGATGGACGTCAAGGGCGCCGAGTAA
- a CDS encoding Ornithine decarboxylase — MVMATAVLDTYNHNVNHPHIALKRPIYQEPLEQHDVITPKQLIGEALHQRVETIDHEMCDPGDEDTFFVADLGEVYRQHLRWKKNLPRVRPFYAVKCNPDTQIIKLLAELGTGFDCASKAEIEQVLSLGLSPDRIIYAQPCKTNSYVRYVKTAGVKQMTFDNSDELYKIAKLYPGAELFLRIMTDDSESMCRFSMKFGAAMETAEGLLALAKHLGLNVVGVSFHVGSGASDPLAFYKAVRDAHTVFQQARELGFDMRTLDVGGGFSGDTFETMAEVLREALDEFFPPGCGVDIMAEPGRYYVATAFTIACNIIARRTVEDPTLDGKGYMVYVNDGVYGNFSNIVFDHQTPVAKILRASGKTLYETPSAHPVPTGEGVEYSIWGPTCDGIDRVTESIRFDPILDVGDWLYFEDMGAYTKCSATQFNGFSNAHDVIYVCSEPGAKALLGL, encoded by the exons ATGGTTATGGCAACGGCTGTCCTCGACACCTACAACCACAATGTCAATCACCCTCATATCGCATTAAAGAGACCCATCTACCAGGAACCTCTTGAGCAACATGACGTGATTACCCCAAAGCAGCTTATTGGCGAGGCTCTCCACCAGCGTGTGGAGACCATCGACCATGAGATGTGCGACCCTGGCGATGAAGACACCTTCTTCGTCGCGGACCTCGGCGAGGTCTACCGCCAGCACCTTCGCTGGAAGAAGAACCTGCCCCGCGTCCGCCCCTTCTATG CCGTCAAGTGCAACCCCGACACCCAGatcatcaagctcctcgcTGAGCTCGGCACCGGCTTCGATTgcgcctccaaggccgagatcgaGCAGGTCCTTTCCCTGGGACTTAGCCCTGACCGCATCATCTACGCCCAGCCTTGCAAGACCAACTCGTACGTCCGTTACGTCAAGACTGCTGGCGTCAAGCAGATGACCTTTGACAACTCCGATGAGCTCTACAAGATCGCCAAGCTCTACCCCGGGGCCGAGCTCTTCCTCCGCATCATGACCGACGATAGCGAGAGCATGTGCCGTTTCAGCATGAAGTTTGGTGCCGCCATGGAGACCGCCGAGGGCCTGCTGGCTCTCGCCAAGCACCTCGGTCTCAACGTTGTCGGTGTCAGCTTCCACGTCGGCTCCGGAGCCTCTGACCCCCTGGCCTTCTACAAGGCCGTTCGCGACGCCCACACCGTCTTTCAGCAGGCCCGCGAGCTTGGCTTCGACATGCGAACCCTCGATGTTGGAGGTGGCTTCTCCGGCGACACCTTTGAGACCATGGCCGAGGTCCTCCGTGAAGCCCTAGACGAGTTCTTCCCTCCCGGTTGCGGAGTCGACATCATGGCCGAGCCTGGCCGCTACTACGTCGCCACGGCCTTCACCATTGCCTGCAACATCATCGCTCGACGAACTGTCGAGGACCCCACACTCGACGGCAAGGGATACATGGTCTATGTCAATGACGGCGTCTACGGCAACTTTTCCAACATCGTCTTCGATCACCAGACCCCCGTCGCAAAGATCCTCCGAGCCTCTGGCAAGACCCTCTACGAGACCCCCTCTGCTCACCCAGTTCCCACCGGTGAGGGTGTCGAGTACTCCATCTGGGGCCCGACCTGCGACGGCATCGACCGCGTCACCGAGAGCATCCGCTTCGATCCCATCCTTGATGTCGGCGACTGGCTCTACTTTGAGGACATGGGCGCATACACCAAGTGCTCTGCCACTCAGTTCAATGGCTTCTCCAACGCTCACGACGTCATTTACGTCTGCAGCGAGCCGGGTGCCAAggcccttctcggcctgTGA
- a CDS encoding Lipase-3 domain-containing protein: MRLLPLLSVVTLAAASPIASVQEYTDALEKRAITASQLDYENFKFYIQHGAAAYCNSETAYGQKITCSDNGCKGVEANNAIIVASFVGKGTGIGGYVSTDNVRKEIVLSIRGSSNIRNWLTNVDFGQSSCSYVRDCGVHTGFRNAWDEIAQRARDAVAKARTMNPSYKVIATGHSLGGAVATLGAADLRSKGTAVDIFTFGAPRVGNAELSAFITAQAGGEFRVTHGRDPVPRLPPIVFGYRHTSPEYWLAGGASTKIDYTVNDIKVCEGAANLACNGGTLGLDIIAHLRYFQDTDACTAGGISWKRGDKAKRDEIPKRQEGMTDEELEQKLNDYVAMDKEYVDSHKI, from the exons ATGCGCCtgcttcctctcctctcagTCGTCACTCTCGCTGCGGCGAGCCCTATAGCCTCCGTCCAGGAGTACACTGACgccttggagaagagag CCATCACCGCCTCCCAGCTTGACTATGAAAACTTCAAGTTTTACATCCAGCATGGTGCCGCAGCATACTGCAACTCCGAGACGGCCTATGGCCAAAAAATAACCTGCAGCGACAACGGCTGCAAAGGCGTCGAGGCCAACAACGCAATCATCGTAGCATCCTTCGT CGGAAAAGGCACGGGTATCGGAGGCTACGTCTCCACTGACAACGTGCGCAAGGAGATTGTCCTCTCGATCcgcggcagcagcaacatcCGCAACTGGCTCACAAACGTCGACTTTGGCCAGTCTAGCTGCTCCTACGTCCGCGACTGCGGAGTCCACACGGGCTTCCGTAATGCCTGGGATGAGATCGCCCAGCGCGCCAGGGACGCCGTCGCCAAGGCCCGCACGATGAACCCGTCCTACAAGGTCATCGCCACAGGCCACTCTCTCGGCGGTGCTGTCGCAACTCTGGGTGCCGCTGACCTGAGGTCCAAGGGAACCGCAGTTGACATCTTCACCTTTGGTGCTCCTCGTGTGGGTAATGCTGAGCTCTCAGCATTCATCACGGCCCAGGCCGGCGGCGAGTTCCGTGTCACTCATGGCCGTGATCCCGTGCCCCGCCTGCCTCCCATCGTCTTTGGCTACAGACATACATCTCCCGAGTACTGGTTGGCTGGCGGCGCATCCACCAAGATCGACTACACCGTCAACGACATCAAGGTCTGTGAAGGCGCCGCCAATCTCGCCTGCAACGGCGGTACACTAGGCCTGGACATCATCGCTCATCTGCGCTACTTCCAGGACACCGATGCCTGCACAGCGGGCGGTATCTCATGGAAGAGAggggacaaggccaagcgtGACGAGATCCCCAAGCGCCAGGAGGGCATGACGGATGAGGAGTTGGAGCAGAAGCTCAACGACTATGTTGCTATGGACAAGGAGTACGTGGACAGCCATAAGATCTAG
- a CDS encoding N-acetyltransferase domain-containing protein — translation MQDPDIQEATASEPMTLDEEYENQQSWRTSSDKLTFIVCAPLEESTSVVKAGTADADELMRGDINFFLHTYEASEEEEALAQAQNWLTGEVDVMIASPSHRGRGMGRAAVQALLTYLRRHMREMLAEYGGGELKGLMVKIKESNAGSRALFDKMGFEQRGGVNYFGEVVMVKGWDDGVEEEKEYEELGYEGIVE, via the exons ATGCAAGACCCT GACATTCAAGAGGCTACGGCCTCGGAGCCCATGACGCTGGACGAAGAGTACGAGAACCAACAGTCGTGGCGCACTTCTTCAGACAAGCTCACCTTTATCGTGTGCGCGCCGCTTGAAGAGTCTACGTCTGTGGTTAAAGCTGGCACGGCGGATGCAGATGAACTCATGCGAGGCGACATCAACTTTTTTCTACACACCTACGAAGCctcggaagaagaagaagccctcGCCCAAGCGCAAAACTGGCTCACAGGCGAAGTAGACGTGATGATAGCCTCCCCGTCACACCGCGGGCGGGGCATGGGTCGGGCCGCTGTACAGGCTCTCCTCACGTACCTCCGCAGACACATGCGAGAGATGCTGGCCGAGTACGGAGGAGGCGAGCTCAAGGGTCTGAtggtcaagatcaaggagagcaACGCGGGGAGCAGGGCGCTGTTTGACAAGATGGGGTTTGAGCAGAGGGGCGGGGTTAATTACTTTGGCGAGGTGGTCATGGTGAAGGGGTGggatgatggagttgaggaggagaaggagtatGAGGAGCTGGGATATGAGGGTATCGTGGAATAG
- a CDS encoding Methionine--tRNA ligase — protein MRAFRLQSLRGLRQVQSRFPRQSSWVCPGCRVYQSQHRWSSDSSSADKSKEKPYYITTPIFYVNAAPHIGHLYTMVLADVLKRWQQINGKEALLCTGTDEHGMKIQQAAAKEGMPPKEFCDNNASKFKDLAEVANISYDFFIRTTDEDHKSVVEQFWLLLKTRAPEGLGLYKGQHEGWYCVSDECFYPEDLVQPSVVPQTGRKIMASIETGNEVEWVTEDTWFFPLSKYKEKLLKFYDENPDWIQPAHRMNEVRNWVEHHLEDLSITRPASRLSWGIKDPEDPSNTIYVWVDALINYITKAGFGSKWQVDSADKGIWPADVQVVGKDIIRFHAVYWPALLMAVGLPLPKKIVCHNHWTMSNRKMSKSLGNVVNPFFAVQRWNLDPLRYFLMRNGSFKGDMSYANDFIIVAYEKELQANIGNLFNRISRNKTGRWSTLEATEFAREGKFNDIAGLAAEGPDLLSLESTLETASEKIRNEMDDINLSGALREVFELLRDTNRFISDTAPWQMVKDTSPDARVRLNWVIYRCAEALRIAGIMLQPVMPTKAGELLDGLGVKPERRTVEFAAKGADLEYGVAPLQPQKLGDSGKKIDPKPNAWVSLFPPVSGIELPDYEAVTGQAAPTKAGKTKNRLSRVAASLAEEARQTPGN, from the exons ATGAGGGCATTTCGACTTCAATCTTTGCGCGGCCTGCGCCAGGTCCAATCGAGGTTTCCTCGTCAGTCCAGCTGGGTATGTCCAGGATGTCGGGTGTATCAGTCTCAGCATCGATGGAGCTCAGATAGCTCGTCGGCGGACAAGTCGAAAGAGAAGCCGTATTATATTACAACGCCCATCTTTTACGTCAATGCTG CACCGCACATCGGTCATCTCTATACTATGGTCCTGGCCGATGTTCTCAAGCGATGGCAGCAGATCAACGGCAAGGAAGCCCTCCTCTGTACTGGCACAGACGAGCACGGTATGAAGATTCAGCAGGCGGCCGCAAAAGAGGGAATGCCACCAAAGGAGTTCTGCGACAACAATGCCAGCAAGTTCAAGGACCTCGCAGAAGTCGCCAACATCTCTTACGACTTCTTTATCCGGACCACGGATGAGGACCACAAGAGTGTGGTGGAGCAGTTCTGGCTGCTCCTCAAGACTCGTGCTCCTGAAGGTCTGGGCTTGTACAAGGGACAGCATGAGGGTTGGTACTGTGTCAGTGATGAGTGCTTTTATCCCGAAGATCTGGTCCAGCCAAGTGTGGTACCGCAGACGGGACGCAAGATCATGGCCAGCATCGAAACGGGCAACGAGGTTGAATGGGTCACGGAAGATACCTGGTTCTTCCCGCTGTCCAAGTACAAGGAGAAGCTGCTCAAGTTCTACGATGAGAACCCGGATTGGATCCAGCCAGCCCACCGAATGAACGAAGTGAGGAACTGGGTCGAGCACCACCTCGAGGACCTCTCCATCACCCGCCCAGCGTCAAGACTGAGCTGGGGAATCAAGGACCCCGAGGATCCCTCCAACACCATCTACGTCTGGGTCGATGCCCTCATCAACTACATCACCAAAGCCGGCTTCGGTTCCAAGTGGCAGGTCGACAGCGCCGACAAGGGCATCTGGCCAGCAGACGTCCAAGTTGTGGGCAAGGACATTATCCGCTTCCACGCTGTCTACTGGCCTGCGTTGCTCATGGCCGTAGGCCTCCCGCTGCCAAAGAAGATTGTCTGCCACAACCACTGGACCATGTCGAACCGCAAAATGTCCAAGTCGCTCGGCAACGTCGTCAACCCCTTCTTCGCAGTTCAGCGATGGAACTTGGATCCCCTGCGGTACTTTCTCATGCGCAACGGTAGCTTCAAGGGTGACATGAGCTACGCAAATGATTTCATTATTGTCGCGTACGAGAAGGAGCTCCAGGCCAACATTGGCAACCTGTTTAACCGTATTTCTCGGAACAAGACTGGTAGATGGTCGACCCTTGAAGCTACAGAATTTGCTCGAGAGGGCAAGTTTAATGACATAGCTGGGTTGGCTGCGGAGGGTCCTGATTTGTTGAGTCTCGAGTCGACTTTGGAGACTGCGTCTGAAAAGATTCGcaacgagatggatgatATCAACCTGAGTGGTGCTCTCAGGGAGGTATTTGAGCTTCTTCGAGAT ACTAACCGCTTCATCTCTGATACTGCCCCTTGGCAGATGGTCAAGGATACAAGTCCAGATGCTCGAGTTCGTCTCAACTGGGTCATCTACCGATGCGCCGAGGCCCTACGTATCGCAGGTATCATGCTCCAACCCGTCATGCCGACCAAGGCAGGCGAGCTGCTCGACGGCCTCGGCGTTAAGCCAGAGAGACGCACCGTCGAGTTCGCGGCAAAGGGTGCTGATCTTGAGTATGGTGTCGCACCTCTTCAGCCCCAAAAGCTTGGCGATagcggcaagaagattgaCCCCAAGCCTAATGCGTGGGTTTCACTGTTCCCTCCAGTATCGGGTATCGAGCTGCCAGACTATGAGGCTGTTACGGGCCAGGCTGCGCCGACAAAGGCGggcaagaccaagaaccGCTTGAGCCGGGTGGCTGCGTCTCTggctgaagaagctcgacAGACTCCAGGCAACTGA
- a CDS encoding NTF2 domain-containing protein → MTLPDEDTQVRVASEAAEIFVTHYYQAVNKQSALLPFYINSSSRYPIPADISINGAVLSAPTDYSKLLEAQGQGAVYELESFDAHVVNPSFGMGAPENVYEGTKVEKNGGRMSILVNVMGKVQYGKGREAPQKMFHETFVLVPNWEAMVKNPPKGVKRWLIMSQNFRALIFSTTGAAGVTKTQAVGRQAIKTKGVLNEDSTKANVSRKPRNNSFTFWRATPEPPPDTVSQRSEQRFFQTNPIEKRRQQVGLASLSPAEKKTFTHTNLILPVANRRVPLSNRSEREFWKFVTKEGLPIRRLPRDYAWGKDRSGRDIGTYSPDELEQRGLKHAKLTSLQIQHRQFLKKREIAGGEVSEEEVAKEKTRRKAMAALKRDLYGEITGALAQDPEWDDVIPIPQNEPEDALAQIAYPDDYAEAVSYLRAVMAADECSPRTLRLTEHVISMNPAHYTVWLFRFKIISVLKLSIPDEIKWLNEVALSNLKNYQIWNHRQLLMDYYYPLIEEDDATVRKLARSETQFITTMLAEDAKNYHVWSYRQYLVGKLSMWTMSELLSTQNHIEEDVRNNSAWSHRFYIVFSDPTASTAGSGPTEADPRVPAETIDREIKYAKEKISLAPQNQSPWNYLFGVLAKGARPLTSVKEFAEGFVSALGEDAEEVRSSHALDFLAKLYDEEGDKDKAELCLRRLGEKWDPVREGYWKYRVTLLKSGGEKAQE, encoded by the exons ATGACTCTCCCAGACGAGGATACTCAGGTGCGAGTCGCCAGCGAAG CCGCCGAGATCTTCGTCACCCACTACTACCAAGCCGTAAACAAGCAGAGCGCGCTTCTTCCCTTCTACATCAACTCTTCCTCTCGGTACCCCATCCCCGCCGATATTTCCATCAACGGCGCCGTCCTCTCCGCACCCACCGACTACTCTAAACTCCTCGaggcccaaggccaaggcgcagTCTACGAGCTAGAATCCTTCGATGCGCACGTCGTCAACCCATCCTTCGGTATGGGCGCCCCCGAGAACGTCTACGAAGGCACCAAGGTGGAGAAGAACGGAGGTCGCATGAGCATCCTGGTCAACGTCATGGGCAAGGTGCAGTACGGCAAGGGCAGGGAGGCGCCCCAAAAGATGTTTCACGAAACGTTTGTCCTGGTGCCCAACTGGGAggccatggtcaagaacCCGCCCAAGGGCGTCAAGAGGTGGTTGATCATGTCGCAGAACTTTCGCGCCTT GATCTTTTCGACTACTGGTGCTGCGGGTGTCACGAAGACACAGGCTGTGGGCCGACAGGCTATCAAGACGAAGGGCGTTTTGAACGAGGATTCGACCAAGGCCAACGTGTCGAGGAAGCCCAGA AACAATAGCTTCACCTTTTGGCGGG CCACCCCAGAACCTCCTCCAGACACCGTCTCTCAACGCTCCGAGCAGCGCTTCTTCCAGACAAACCCCATCGAGAAGCGCCGTCAGCAAGTCGGCCtcgcctctctctctcccgcCGAGAAAAAGACCTTTACTCACAccaacctcatcctccccgTCGCGAACCGCCGCGTGCCCCTGTCGAACCGCTCCGAGCGCGAGTTCTGGAAGTTTGTCACGAAAGAGGGTCTTCCCATCCGCCGCCTTCCGCGCGACTACGCCTGGGGAAAGGACCGCTCCGGGAGGGATATCGGGACTTATTCTCCTGACGAGCTTGAGCAGAGGGGGCTTAAGCACGCAAAGCTTACGAGCTTGCAGATTCAGCATCGGCAGTTtctgaagaagagggagattGCTGGTGGAGAGGTTtctgaggaagaggttgCTAAGGAAAAGACGAGGAGAAAGGCGATGGCTGCTCTCAAGAGGGATCTCTACGGGGAGATTACTGGTGCTCTGGCCCAGGATCCAGAGTGGGACGACGTTATTCCCATTCCCCAGAACGAACCTGAGGATGCCCTCGCTCAGATCGCCTACCCGGATGACTACGCCGAGG CCGTCTCGTACCTCCGTGCCGTCATGGCTGCCGACGAGTGTTCGCCTCGCACTCTCCGTCTCACCGAGCACGTCATCTCGATGAACCCGGCGCACTACACCGTCTGGCTCTTCCGCTTCAAGATCATTTCGGTCCTCAAGCTCAGCATCCCCGATGAGATCAAGTGGCTTAACGAGGTGGCCCTCTCAAACCTCAAGAACTACCAGATCTGGAACCATCGCCAGTTGCTCATGGACTACTATTACCCCCTCATCGAAGAGGATGATGCGACTGTTCGCAAACTTGCTCGCTCCGAGACGCAATTCATCACTACTATGCTAGCTGAGGACGCCAAGAACTACCATGTTTGGTCGTATAGACAGTATCTCGTGGGTAAACTGTCAATGTGGACCATGAGCGAGCTCCTCTCGACGCAGAACCACATCGAAGAGGACGTGCGCAACAACTCTGCCTGGTCGCACCGCTTCTACATCGTCTTTTCAGACCCTACGGCTTCAACAGCCGGCTCTGGGCCTACTGAGGCAGACCCGCGTGTTCCAGCAGAGACCATCGATAGAGAGATCAAGTACGCCAAGGAAAAGATTAGTCTCGCGCCGCAGAACCAATCACCCTGGAACTATCTCTTTGGCGTCCTGGCCAAGGGCGCCCGGCCTTTGACGTCCGTCAAGGAGTTTGCAGAGGGCTTTGTTAGTGCATTGGGTGAAGATGCTGAAGAGGTGCGCAGCTCTCACGCGTTGGATTTCCTGGCCAAGCTGTATGATGAGGAGggcgacaaggacaaggccgagTTGTGCTTGCGACGGTTGGGTGAGAAGTGGGATCCTGTACGAGAGGGATACTGGAAGTACCGAGTGACGCTGCTAAAGAGCGGAGGCGAGAAGGCTCAGGAGTAG